One stretch of Meriones unguiculatus strain TT.TT164.6M chromosome 7, Bangor_MerUng_6.1, whole genome shotgun sequence DNA includes these proteins:
- the Atp2a3 gene encoding sarcoplasmic/endoplasmic reticulum calcium ATPase 3, translating to MEEAHLLSAADVLRRFSVTADGGLSPEQVTETRERYGPNELPTEEGKSLWELVLEQFEDLLVRILLLAALVSFVLACFEEGEETTTAFVEPLVIMLILVANAIVGVWQERNAESAIEALKEYEPEMGKVIRSDRKGVQRIRARDIVPGDIVEVAVGDKVPADLRLIEIKSTTLRVDQSILTGESVSVTKHTDAIPDPRAVNQDKKNMLFSGTNIASGKALGVAVATGLHTELGKIRSQMAAVEPERTPLQRKLDEFGRQLSHAISVICVAVWVINIGHFADPAHGGSWLRGAVYYFKIAVALAVAAIPEGLPAVITTCLALGTRRMARKNAIVRSLPSVETLGCTSIICSDKTGTLTTNQMSVCRMFVVAEAEAGTCRLHEFTISGTTYTPEGEVRQGEQPVRCGQFDGLVELATICALCNDSALHYNEAKGVYEKVGEATETALTCLVEKMNVFDTDLKALSPVERAGACNSIIKQLMRKEFTLEFSRDRKSMSVYCTPACPDPKAQGSMMFVKGAPESVIERCSSVRVGSKTAPLTTVSREHILAKIRDWGSGCDTLRCLALATRDTPPRKEDMQLDDCSRFVQYETDLTFVGCVGMLDPPRPEVAACIKRCSRAGIRVVMITGDNKGTAVAICRRLGIFGDTEDVLGKAYTGREFDDLSPEQQRQACRTARCFARVEPAHKSRIVENLQSFNEITAMTGDGVNDAPALKKAEIGIAMGSGTAVAKSAAEMVLSDDNFASIVAAVEEGRAIYNNMKQFIRYLISSNVGEVVCIFLTAILGLPEALIPVQLLWVNLVTDGLPATALGFNPPDLDIMEKLPRNPREALISGWLFFRYLAIGVYVGLATVAAATWWFLYDSEGPRVTFYQLRNFLKCSEENPLFAGIDCEVFESRFPTTMALSVLVTIEMCNALNSVSENQSLLRMPPWLNPWLLGAVVMSMALHFLILLVPPLPLIFQVTPLSGRQWGVVLQMSLPVILLDEALKYLSRNHMDEKKDLQ from the exons AACTGCCTACTGAGGAAG GGAAGTCCCTGTGGGAGCTGGTGCTGGAGCAGTTCGAGGACCTCTTGGTGCGCATCCTGCTGCTGGCAGCCCTGGTCTCCTTT GTCTTGGCCTGTTTCGAGGAGGGTGAGGAGACTACGACCGCCTTTGTGGAGCCCCTAGTCATCATGCTGATCCTCGTGGCCAATGCGATTGTGGGAGTGTGGCAG GAACGCAATGCTGAGAGTGCCATTGAGGCCTTGAAGGAGTACGAGCCCGAGATGGGTAAGGTGATCCGCTCTGATCGCAAGGGTGTGCAGAGAATCCGAGCCCGGGACATCGTCCCTGGGGACATTGTGGAAGTGGCAG TGGGAGACAAGGTGCCTGCCGACCTCCGCCTTATCGAGATCAAGTCCACCACACTTCGAGTGGACCAGTCCATCCTGACAG GGGAATCCGTGTCTGTGACCAAGCACACGGATGCCATTCCAGACCCCCGAGCCGTGAACCAGGACAAGAAGAACATGCTATTTTCT GGCACCAATATTGCATCAGGGAAAGCCCTGGGTGTGGCTGTGGCCACAGGCCTGCACACAGAGCTGGGCAAGATTCGGAGCCAGATGGCAGCTGTGGAGCCTGAGCGAACGCCACTGCAGCGCAAGCTGGATGAATTTGGGAGGCAGCTGTCCCACGCCATCTCTGTGATCTGCGTGGCTGTGTGGGTCATCAACATTGGCCACTTTGCTGACCCAGCCCATGGTGGATCCTGGCTTCGTGGTGCCGTCTACTACTTCAAGATTGCCGTCGCCCTCGCTGTGGCTGCCATCCCTGAGGGCCTCCCGGCAGTCATCACGACGTGCCTGGCACTCGGCACAAGGCGTATGGCACGTAAGAATGCCATTGTACGGAGCCTGCCCTCTGTGGAGACCCTGGGCTGCACCTCCATCATCTGCTCTGACAAGACAGGGACACTCACCACCAACCAGATGTCTGTCTGCAGG ATGTTCGTGGtagctgaagcagaggcaggcacctGTCGTTTGCACGAATTCACCATCTCGGGCACCACGTACACCCCAGAGGGCGAAGT GCGCCAAGGCGAGCAGCCTGTGCGCTGTGGGCAGTTTGATGGACTTGTGGAGCTGGCGACCATCTGCGCCCTTTGCAATGATTCCGCACTGCATTACAATGAG GCCAAGGGCGTGTATGAGAAGGTAGGAGAGGCCACGGAGACAGCGCTGACTTGCCTAGTAGAAAAGATGAACGTGTTTGACACGGACCTGAAAGCACTGTCCCCGGTGGAGCGTGCTGGAGCCTGCAACTCG ATCATCAAGCAACTCATGCGGAAGGAGTTCACCCTTGAGTTCTCCCGGGACCGGAAGTCCATGTCTGTGTACTGCACACCTGCCTGTCCTGACCCCAAGGCCCAGGGCAGCATGATGTTTGTGAAG GGAGCTCCTGAGAGCGTAATTGAGCGCTGTAGTTCAGTTAGAGTGGGGAGCAAAACAGCCCCTCTGACCACCGTCTCCAGAGAACATATCCTGGCCAAGATCCGGGATTGGGGCTCAGGCTGTGACACACTGCGATGCTTGGCACTGGCCACCAGGGACACACCCCCAAGGAAGGAGGACATGCAACTGGACGACTGTAGCCGGTTTGTGCAGTATGAG ACAGACCTGACCTTCGTGGGCTGTGTGGGCATGTTAGACCCTCCAAGACCAGAGGTTGCTGCATGTATCAAACGCTGCTCCCGGGCAGGCATTCGGGTGGTCATGATCACAGGGGACAACAAAGGCACAGCTGTGGCCATCTGCCGCCGACTTGGCATCTTTGGGGACACAGAGGATGTGCTGGGCAAGGCCTACACAGGCCGTGAATTTGATGACCTCAGCCCAGAGCAGCAGCGCCAGGCTTGCCGTACCGCCCGCTGCTTTGCCCGTGTGGAGCCCGCACACAAGTCTCGAATCGTGGAGAACCTGCAGTCCTTTAATGAGATCACTGCCATG ACAGGTGATGGGGTGAATGACGCCCCAGCCCTGAAGAAGGCAGAGATCGGCATCGCCATGGGGTCAGGCACTGCTGTGGCCAAATCAGCAGCAGAGATGGTACTGTCAGATGACAACTTTGCCTCCATTGTGGCTGCAGTAGAGGAAGGCCGGGCCATCTACAACAACATGAAGCAATTCATCCgctacctcatctcctccaatgttGGCGAGGTTGTCTG CATCTTCCTCACAGCAATTCTGGGCCTGCCCGAAGCCCTGATCCCTGTGCAGCTGCTCTGGGTGAACCTAGTGACAGATGGCCTACCTGCCACGGCACTTGGCTTCAACCCGCCAGATCTGGACATCATGGAGAAGCTGCCCCGGAACCCCCGAGAGGCTCtcatcagtggctggctttttttccGATATTTGGCTATTGGAG TGTATGTAGGCCTGGCTACTGTGGCTGCTGCCACCTGGTGGTTCCTGTATGACTCCGAGGGACCTCGAGTCACCTTCTATCAGCTG AGGAACTTCCTGAAGTGCTCCGAAGAAAACCCGCTCTTCGCCGGTATTGACTGCGAGGTGTTTGAGTCCCGCTTCCCCACAACCATGGCCCTTTCTGTGCTTGTGACCATTGAAATGTGCAACGCCCTCAACAG TGTCTCAGAGAACCAGTCACTGCTGCGCATGCCGCCCTGGCTGAATCCTTGGCTGCTGGGGGCTGTGGTCATGTCCATGGCCCTGCACTTTCTCATCCTCCTGGTGCCGCCTCTGCCT CTTATTTTCCAGGTGACCCCACTGAGCGGCCGGCAGTGGGGGGTGGTGCTCCAGATGTCTCTGCCTGTCATTCTGCTCGATGAGGCCCTCAAATATCTGTCCAGGAATCACATGGATG AAAAAAAGGACCTGCAGTAA